The genomic window ATTAAAGGACGATAGAAAATCACCGTCCATGCCCCGTCTTCGTACTTGCTGCATCCATTTACGTCCTGGTGATCCTGGGTGGTCAACGTACCAAAACCCTCTGCATTTAAATCCTCTACCGACCTTCCCCTCCACGGCTGAGAAAGCAAATTATTCGCAGCCCTTCCACCCGACAAAACCTCAACGCTTGTTATGAGCTCCCGGTGATAATATGCACTGTAGGGATTCAGGTTAAAGTCATCATGCATATTGGGATACTGCGCCTCTACGTCTTCCAACTCGCCCTTTACCAGCAAATCCGCTTCCCAGTCTGCCTTCCAATGCCAAAGGTTTGTTGGCTTTTCCCGGTCGCCCATTCTTGGACTGAAATGTTCTGCCGGCGTTATCTCAACTGCTCCCAAGGGAAACATCAGCGCCACTGCATCCCTGAATTCCTGAACTGCAATTGCCCGGGCATTCTTTGTCGGATCGCTCCAGGAAACCTTGAAATACACCGTAAGACCATCATGAATGGCTCTCACCTCCGCATTTGCTATTGATCCACCGCCATTCGGAAAAGCCTTGTCTTGCTTTTGAAACGGTACGGTTACACCCTTTGCATCATTGAAAAAAGCGTGTAACGTTTCAACATCCAAATGATACGGCTTACCCACATCCACATATTTTATATTCAACACTTCTTTTGCCGGAATAAATTCCTCATCGCTTGGCCCTTTTACCCCTGGCGTTTCATCAGCAGCAAATAATACCGTGCTGAGAAAAGCACAACTCAAGAGGGCCACACCATATCTCTTTAAAAACGAATATGTTTTTTTCATTCTCCCCCCTCCTTCATTATTTCTTAATATAAAAGACGATAAACATATTTTTTGATTATACGATAAATACAAGCAAACCGCTATCTAAAAATCCAAGACCTCCTTCCTATCAACCACAGAGATATTATATCCCAATAATCAAATCCCTCCACGACACCTTCAGAAACAATTGCCGAGCTCTATACTTTTGTAGGCTTCAGATCAAACACTGGCAAACGATATTCCACAAACCAAGGGTTAATATTTGCCAACATGCTTTACCTATTTTTATTCTTTGCAGTATATTACAACATTTAGTCTTTTTTGGTGTACGAGGTTGCAGAGCACGCGCATTTCTTTTTTGAAATAGGCGGTGCATGATTGAAACAACCGGAATACCGGGATAAGAAGGTTGCGAACAGGCAATAATCTCTGATCGTAAACGGCGGGTACCAGGACATTTTGGCTTGAGGGAGAGACTGAGATGTCCATCCAGTTCATAAACCACTTTTCAAACACTATGAATCGAGCTGTCACCCATGAATAACGCCTTTGCCTCATCTACAATCTGAGTAGTTATTTCCTGATAACCCTTCTCTTGCGCAAACTCTTCAATTTTTTTCTTCACTACGCCTCTAACAAAAGAAGGAATCCTCTCGGTTTGTATTTGTGCTTCCTGCGTCCAAACAGGAATTTGTCTTTTTATCTGATGCTTGTCGGAAATTTTTTGATCGCTTTTCACTACCCTTGCGAAACCATCTGCGCTATGCGGAGACTCAAGGGTATTCGTTACCGACGCATATTTTTTTTCGTTTAATGGTCTGTGGAACTCCAAGAATCCATTTGGTTCATTTACCTCAGCCTCTGCATTTCCACCGGTCAGCAGCACATTACATGGCGCCAATCTCAGGAGATTTTCTGTTGTGCTGCCAAGATCTAAGCCATTGGTATTATGAATCCCGGTACGTCCCACGATCACGGTAGAAGGGTTTTCTTTTTGAAGAAACCGCAGTATTTTGTCATAAGGTTTGCCCTCCATGAGGACCGTGTCAAGCTCAACGCCAGCATCACTGGCCATTCTGGCTGCCCGATCAAGGTGGTTCTGGTATATTTTGGCCAATCCTTTATCAATAATCTCCTCATGAAGCGTTTCCTGCTCCTTAAACCGGAAAATCTGACCCGCTTCCTGAGAAAGCACATTTGCAATACTTTCAAAAGCAACACGGTGATAATGGGGATCAAATACAGAAACCGCGACAAGTTTTACATTGAACGACTTCGCAAACTGGATAGCGGAAGCAAACCCGGCAAAGGAAGCTAAACTACCATCTACCGCGACCACCACCTTCCCATCAAAACCGTTATTCTTTACGACAAGAACATCGGTTTTAATACGCCGGACAACCCGTTCGCAAACACTTCCAATCATTTGTTCATTAACGGCAGCCAAACCAAGCACTCCTAAAATCACCAGATCGTACCGGTTTCTCTGGACTTCGTTTATGATTTCATGATAATTTTTTCCCTCTAACAGGAGCTGCTCATGAGGAACTGCCATTTCCATGCATTTTTGTTTAAATACGTTCAGATACGATTCCGAAATCAACTTGAGCCCCAAATTGATCAGCGAACTATGAAGATCTCGCTGGTGTTGCAAAACATTCTCGTCCTGGTACTGAGGCGGCAATCCCTTTTCCATATCGCGGAAACGCCGTTGGTGCAAGGCGGCGTCATAGACATGGCACCCCACTAGCAGGGAACCATATTTTTGAGAAAGGGCAACCCCTGCATCGATGCAAAAATTGGAGTAACAAGAATTGTCAACGGCAACAAATATTTTTTTATACATAGAAACCTTTTGTTAAAAAAACTTACCCCTTTGGTGATTCATTTCTCAATTTCTTCCATTCGCTGATCGCACCGCTGGCCAGTGCAATGGTGATTACAGCGATGAAGCCCCAGCGCATCACAGCTTTAACCGGGCTTTCTTTTTCATCGACCGATACGGGTCCTTTTGCCACAGCAACCGGAGCCGCAGATTCCTGTGTTGCAAGTCCTCGTATATACGCAACCAGCTCCTTGATCTTTTTATCCGTGAGCGTCTTCCCCCATGGTGGGCAAAGATTTGACTTATCAACAGACTTCGAACCATCGGTGATAGACTTTATCAGCTGATCATCAGTCCTTTTTTTCATATAGTCGAGATCGGTAAAGTTTCTCGGTTTTGGTTTCAGATCAATGGTAAAAAACGTTCCATCCCCTTTTCCCTTTAAACCATGACATGGGGAGCAATAATAGTCAAAGGTTTTTTTCGGTGACAGTAAAAATATCTGATCTCGCGGGGAAACTTCAGCACCGTTTGCCGTTGCAAACCAACCAATTACCCCAAACACAAGAGCTGTGTTTACAGCAAATTTTTTCCAGCACATAAAATATCCCATTATGTTCCCTCTTTCTTCTTCACATGATCCACCAAGAAACCTACCAACTGCTTTAATTCCTCATCTGACAAACCAAAGTTTGGCTCCACTCCCTGCGGATTTACCTGCTGCGGATTCTTTAAATGATGCAAGATGTAAGCGGGCTGCAGCCGGTCGCCAACTGTCGCAAGATTAGGGCCGACAACACCACCACCCTTGGTAATATTCTCAGCATGACACGTATTACACCCCTTCTCATAAAACAACTTTTCACCTGCTGCAATGATTTCCGCAGTAGGAGGACCATCTTTAAAGGGATCGGGCAGAGGTTCTTTGGTAAGCAACGACTTTTCGATGTATTCAGTGGCAGCCTTTGCCTCATCTTCAGTCAAATTAAATTTTGGCATCTGCTGGCTCAAAGGACGAATAATGTCTGGCGCCTGCAAAAACTCTCCCTCCCAGTTCATCTTGATTTTACTGCCGGCAAACGTCAGGTTTGGCGCATACGTGCCGCCTTTTTCCTGTATCCGATGACATGCCAGGCACCGGATTTCATACAAAAGCTTTTCAAATCCGGACAGTCCTTCACGCTTTCTTTCAATAACCGGCATTAACTCAGAAATTCCTTTTATATCATGACAAACAAAACACCGGGCCTTTTCAACAACGCTCCTTCCTTTTTCGATAAGAGCGGCATCATTTCGCAGGCCAGAAAATTCCTTTTCTGTCAAAACCGGAGTCTCAACCTTTGGCTGGGCGGTCCCTTCCTCTTCATCTTTTTCTTCAGGAATAAACTGCGTATCGCGCATAATAAACTCAACAAGCCATCTGACGTCCTGATCCGTGAACCGATACTGAGCCATCATGGTATCCGGAAAATGGCTCTTCGTGTTACCAAGCCAGGCATGCAACCAGTTTCTGTTAATTTTCGTTGTAATCTCCCCAAGATCTGGCCCGACACCGACATTTCCACCAACCCCTTTTATCGGGTGACAGATCGTGCAGCGGGCACGCCCCCATACACCTTTGCCGGCATTAAAAACCTTTTCCATCTTATCATACTCGTCTTCTGAGAGAGCATCTTCCTTCTTCAGTAAAAACTCATCCCATGCTACCTGAGGCACATCCTTTTCAGCAATGCTACCCAGGAAAACGATAACCGCCTTGATCTCGTCAAAATCGAGTCCCAGATTTGGCATCTTTGCATTTTGCACTACCGTCTTTGGATTCGCAATCCACCGTGACAACCATTCGACATTTGCCTTATAAATAACATTAACCAGCGGAGGGCCGTTCTTAACCCTTTTGTAAGGATCTTCCAGCTCAAAGGGCAGGGCAGACCACTGCTCAGGCATCCGGTATTTTTTATCCAACTCCAGAAACATGCTGTCGATCTTTCTTTCCTGACCGAAGGAAGCATGGAGGCATGCCGCAAAAGGCAAGCAAACTAAAATTAGTGTCAACCATCTTTTCTGTAAGTTCACGATAGACCTTAACCTCATCAAAAACTCCTTAACATGATATATTATTCTTGTTCTTCTTCCATTTTTGGCGGAAACCTGCGTAACCTGGCTATAAACCACATCTCAACGCTTGCACCCATAACAATAGCAACCAGAACGTATACGAAGACTGTTTTGGGTACGGGTTTTTCAAGAGAGACATAATACCAGGACGATACTGATTTTTGGCCGCCCACATCACTATTCGAGCCATCCCAGATTGCAAAAGCCACGGGAATGAGCCTGCCAACCTCAAATTGAATATCCCCCTTTACATCCTCTGTGGTCAAAGTCCTTTTGAGCACCGTCTTCCACCTTCCGTTTTGATAAACACCTTTTCCCGTGATATTCTGGCTTTCCGGAGGTTGCACGGTGATATTTTTAAAACCCTTGGCGTTCAATTCAGTCGCCACCCCAGGCTCTGATTCCGGCGCTTCAGCAATCGCACCAAATCCTTCCTGCCAGTGCGCTTTCCAACTCCATAAATTTACGGAACCGCTTGAATCCCCCATGGCAAAATACGGCTTTTTCAGCGACTCAGGAATTTTTGCGGGAAATTGCAGAGAGATGGCATCTCTAAAAACCTCCTCTTGCCTGTTAGTAGCGTCATCCCACTCCAGCAAAAAGGCGATTTCATCGTTGTTATAGAAAGCTCTTACCATGACTGCATCAACAGAAGGAGTCCAGTGGCGCGGACTTACCAGTATCTGCCCTGCCAAGGGGATCTCTACGGCTGTTGCTTTACTCCAGTTTTCATCCAATGGCTCCGAAGGCAATTGTTCGCCTTCAAACAACTTCACTTTTACAACAACATCCGACGCCATATCCTTTGCTATGCTCTTAACATAGTGGGCAACATGCCAGCGATCTTCGTCAGATAGTTTTTCTAAATATGAACCCATGGGAGTTTCATTGAATCCCGTTGATATCGTCCGATAAATATCTTCAATGGCATTCCCGCCTTTAAAATTCCAACCCTTCGTCAAATCCCTGGCCCGGTAAGGCATATTCCATTCTGTTTGCAGGGCAACCGTGAGCGGCCCATTCCCTCTGCCATCATCCCCATGACACTCAAAGCATTTCATCTCCTTGAATAATTCACGGCCTCGCTCTATGCTTTCCGGCGTCGATGGAACACTTCCCACGGGAATCACTCTCGGTGAAGCATCTTTTGTAAACTGATCATTAAACGTCTTTACATAATACAGCGCCTGCCATCGCTCCGTCTCGCTAATCGTACTCCAGAAAGGCATCGCCGTTCCTTCTATTCCGCTCGTAATAATTCTAAACAGATCCTCATCCGTCGGAACTGAACCAAACGCCGTAGACCGCACTTTGTACTCGTTCCTCGTGAAGTTCCTCGGTTTCGGAAACATTGTTACCGCGGCAGGGCCATCGCCTTTTCCCTCAATACCATGACAATACCAACACCTCTTTTCGTAAACCTTTTTCCCGGCAGCAACAGATTCCGGAGTCTCAGATAATTTTTGAGGCACTTCGCGTTTATAGGTCCTGAACAAATTCGAAGACTGGGCCGTCACCTCATTGTGCATCAAAAAGGTGCTGCCACAGACACCAACGAATATCAAACTTATCAATCCTTTATTCAAAGCTTTTCTCATATTCGCACTTGACTTCTTCCCTTGCTGTTTTTAAATTAAATCCAAAACACACGTAAGCCCCAATGCAATTTACTCGAGCTTTTCCCGTTGCCGGGGCATAACACCTGCCGTATCGTACTCACCCATAATAATCTTCCATATTTCATCATCTTTCAAATCGTCTTTCCATGATGGCATCGCTGAGTCCCACGGCGTGGATTCAGATGGCAGACCAGGGCCACCTTCCTTGATACGCCAAAAGAGATAATTGTCCACTACCGTGGCTATGGTGCCAGGGTCCTGAAAATTAATCGGTCTCAGACGAAAAGAATTGGCAAACGGCCCGTTACCATCCGCCTTTGAACCATGACACGGACGACAGTAGGTCTGGAAAAGTATCTTCCCTTCTTCAACGCATTTTCTTTGCGTCTCTCCATCTGTTTGCCTGAACGGATTTTCAAGCTTTTCAAATTCCTGCGGTAACGTCGGATGCTGAATCCTCAGTTCTACCGGCGAGGCAGCGCCTGGAATCGCCCATGTATACACAAACCATCCAACGAGCACGGGAAAACCAACAAAGAGAATTTTTTGAAGGAAGGATTTTATCATGGGACCGCGATCAGGAAGTAAAAAACTTAAAAAATCCACAAATTTTTGATTGCTGGTGGTTGCATACACCAATCCTGCCAACACCCCCATGATCATATACCACATCATTAACGTGCTCGGCGTTGGCATAAGATGATCCTTCGCCATCAGTATCTGAAAAATTTTTGGTGCCGCATATTTAAGGAACAGATACAAACAGCCTACCGCTGTAATTACCCATATTAACAAAAATGCACTGCGCTTTTTAGCCATCATACGCTCCTAACTTTTGTTTCTCTCGCATAGACAACATTCTCATTTTCTATTTCAAACTCTGTAAAAAAGACACTATCCCGTAAAAATCTTTCACACTTAGCAGCTCGCCGATATTTCCCGGCATGATTGACACTTCCTGCTTCTTCATTTCGGCAATATCTGATTTCGGAATAACAACCTCTTCAATCTCACCGCTTTCCTCTTTCAGCAATACGAGCTCTTCATCTGTTTCACTTTTAATCAATCCATTATATGGTATACCGTCAGTGGTTATCACATACATCGTCTCATAACCCTTAACGATCTTAGCGCTTGGTTTCAGAACAGATTCTACAAAATAGTCAGCCGTCTGGATTGCCCCAATGCCGGTAAGTTCCGGCCCCACCTTCTTTCCCCGTCCATTAACCACATGGCATTTACCGCAGGTAACCGGACGCGTTTCATCAAAAAACACCTTTTCCCCTTCTTTTGCATCAACCACCATTGGTGGCACCCATGGTTTTACCTTCTTTTTTGATGCCTCAGGAATCTTATCCTTGTATTTCATCAGCGCCCCCAAGTCAGGCTCTCCACCCAAGGTTTGCAGATACGCCAAAACAGCCAGTATCTTTTCACGTGACAACATAATCGGAGGGTCGTATACCCGGGGCATAATTTTATCATACCCCTTTACAATATATTTGTCAGGGTCAACGATAGATTCAACAAGATAGTCCAATCCTGACGGCAACCCCAATTCCTTCGCCCGCTCTTCCGCGCGGCTCGCCAAACCTTCCTGATCAGGACCCCTGGTAGCACTGCCACTGGTTCCAATCTTATGACAGGTGCTGCATTGCCCATCTCCCCAAAATATCTTCTCACCAGCCTCAGGACTCACTCCACCGGCGGACTCACCACCACCCGTACCGGAAAGCCCCGCCACATACATAGTGATATAGATATAAAATCCGATAACCGCAATTCCAAAAGCTGTAATTTTTAGCATGCTCTTATTCATAAGTTTTCCCAGGCCTTCATTCTACACAGTGAAATTTAATCACACCTAACATACCAATTACCTCCATCACTATTTCAAATCCCGAAACCGCTCAACGCGATTTTCACGCCCCGTCTGCTCTCTTCGCATTTTACTTACGTATGCTATTTCATATTCGTTTTAGTAAATCAATGCGTTATTCATAATGCTCCGGGTGTGGCTCCGTTAATTCAAACTCTTCCTTCAATACCCCTTTCTCTTTCTTATCACCTAAATTAGCCAGCCAGAATACGAATGCGACCAGCCCAAGAAAGAGCATAACAATCAATCCCACAACTCGACCCATGTACGACAGTGCAGGTGTATACGCCCATTGAGAGGTATCCTGCAATACCCCATAGATATGCCAATCCATCCGGAGACCGGAGCGTATGAACCCCATTAATCCCATTAAAATAACAATAACCACGCACAGGAGGAGCAACGCATACTGAGATCTTACGGGCATCTTTCCCCAAACAATACCACCAACCAGCTTTGATTTCCGGAACATGAAAATATCGATGATAGCGTTCATAATAAGACAGCTCATGACGATCGACACCTGTGTTACCGACAAATATCGCAAGACCAGGTTGGCCTTTTGCATCACCTGGAAACCGTAATACCAGAAATAGAGCACGGCAATACACGCCGTCACCGCAAACAACAACGCCTGCCCCAGCTTGCCTTTATTCTTGAAGGTCAGAAACGCCGCAAGACATACGGCAAACGACTGGATATAGAGCGACCGGACCAGCGGCTTCACAAAGACCTTGATATTTTCTTCCAACTCCACAAAATTGAGCGAAATCGCGTAGGAAACCAACATGAGGAGGCAAAAGATCAGGGCAGAAAAGATACCGATCTTCCCGACCTTGCCTTGTTCGGAGAACGGACATATCTCACCCTTATTGCTCCGCCGGTAAATCAGAAAGGAAAAGAAGGTTGCCAAAATAATCAGGTTTACCACGGCATTCTTTGCCGCCATAACGCCGAAGTATTTGGAGAATGGATGATATTGCTCACCAATCATTGCCCGCTCTTCTCCGCTTAAAGGCAGATTATGCGGGGTGAGCCATACCGCAAAACACATAAAAATAATAAAAATAAGATATTTAAAAAATTTCGTGTATCGCTCTGATCCCTTAATTCTTCCCATGCCAAGCCACAAATAATAGTTCGCCCCGATGAAGAGCATACCAATAAGAATGGCCTGAATAATAAAAGTCCACGAGAAAGCGCCACCCATCATAATATTTCCCATGACAGGGCTTGAGCTATAGACTTCCCGACCCAGCCAATATCCTGCGAAAGGCAAGGGGATCAATGCCCCGACACCAATGAAATTTCCAACATAACCCATCCAGTCATAATGCGCCTTTTCTTCATCTGTTTTTGCACCCAGGAATTTCACCGCAGCGTAGGCGCCAACCACAAACCCGCCAAAACAGACATTAGCAATGAGTCGATGGATATTCACAGGCATCCAGAGCGGATTATAGATCGCATGGTACAAACTCACGACCTTTCCTGTTGCCGGTACAATGCCAGACGGACTCATCATATACGTCGCCCAGGAATTTGTCAAAAACATCAATCCTGTTCCAAAGAGGTTGAGCATTACTCCCAGAAAGATGTGAAACCACTTTTTCGCTGCGGTTCCTTTTAATATTTCCCACGAATAGTAATACCCATACAACGTAAACGCCTCGCCAAAGAACATCAGGGCATAAATATACATGGTTGACGAAAAAACGTTCGTCATGTGCCCCATGAACTCCGGATACAACCCATACAAACAGAAACCAAGCAGACCACCAAGCGAAGCGGTTGTGGCGAAGGCGGCAGATAAAAGCTTGGTAAACTCCTTGGCCATCTTATCATATTTTATATCTCCGCCCTTGAAACCTACGATCTCCACGATTACCGCAAAGATAGGAACACCCAGCACAAACGCGGCGAACATGAGATGCAACTCAGACACGATCCAAACGACCGTTCGGGAATCCAATCCAAAAAATGTCCGGTACTGAACGGGAGGCAATTCTTCTTCCTCTGCTGCCGCAGCCGTCGCAGTTCCTTCTGCCGTCACCGGCTGACCTTCAGCCAATTGAGGCGCTCCGGATGATTGCCCTGCTTCGAACTGAGGGAGTTCTACGCCGGTTGCCGCCCCTTCGCCAGTCTTTGTCTGCTCACCAGACACGTCAGCGGCAAACAGACGTGGAGGAACCGAGAGAAAGGAACCAAGAGAAAGGAATAACAACAAAACAAAAAAAGCACTTCTTTTATTGAACTGCTGCACTATCTTCAAATTATTCATTCGCAATGCGCCTTTTCAATCGAGTAAATTACACATTTCAGTAAAAATAGAATCACGCTATTTCTTAGCATATACAAAATCTACCGCCGCTTCTTCGTTTGATTTTACGGTTACATCCGCCGTTTTCTTCCCAAGCTTCTCCTGCCAAGCCTCGATTTTATAAGAACCCGCCGGCACATTTTCTATCCTAAAACGTCCATTTTCATCCGTCACCGCGAAATACGGGTTGGCCTTCACAACGATAAAGGAACTCATCCATTTATGGACATCACACGTAATTTTTACCACTTCAGGGAGATCAAATTTTTTCGTCATCTTCCCACCACCAGACACTCCTTCGTTGAAGCCCGGATTTTTTATTGACCAGGAGTGAAGATTATGCATCACGTTATCGCTATTCAGCAAATCTACGCTTGCCCCGGTCGATACCGCCAGCACATGGGGCATGAACAGACACTCCTTCTGGTCTAAGGTGGCAGTCACAACTTCAGCCTTCTTGCCTGCTGCAATCTCAACCAGGGAAACAACCGCATTTTTAATTCCTTTTGATTCTCCGTTAATCACCAATTCCTCGGACACCTTATTTTCGTGCCCGCATGTTTGTTCATCCTTATCAACCTTGAGCATCTTTCCTGCAGGAATATCCCCGTCAAACTTAACAACGCCGGCAATTGCTCCCCCATCCTTCACATCAATCTCTTTATAAGCCTCCGCTCCTATAGCAGGGTTGATCCACCCCGCACTACACATTACTCCGAGTACAAAACTACCGACAAAAGCTCCGTATCGTAAACTTTTCACCATCATTACCTCCATAATCAGCTTCTAAAAGAGAAAATACTTATCCACAGCATAATTAATTGTAAAGGTTTGCATAATACCTTTGGAAAAAGAATTTGTCAACCGCAAAATTATCAGCCAAAATAAACGAGTTGACAGCAATCCCTGTCTCTGCTGAAAAAAAATTACTAACGCAACAAGGTTGTCAATATTCATTCCTTTTTAACTAAAAAATCTGAAAATTTTAAAAAAAAATGTAACTGTTGAAATTTCAAATTCTTAGTTTTTGCAAAACCAGAGAAAAACAATACCCTTACCTCCCCCGGTGCATTGCAATAAAATTTCAATAATGAAATAATAGTTTCAATAAAGTATTCCAGAATTATTTACTCTTACTGAAATACCATATCCTCTTTCATAAATTAACGGTCAGGGCTTTTTCATGATCTGCCTAAATGTAGAGGAAGTTCAAAGCTGCTTTTGTAGAACGACGAGACTCTTCGCGCTACGCTGGGAAAGCTGCCGAAGGCCTAGTTTAAGGTCCTTTTCAAGGTTTCAATGTCTTTGGGAGTGGTAAGCCTGCCGGAATTTACCACAACGTCCGGCTCCATCTTGAAGCGCCTGATCCACGAAGTTTCTGAAGAAGGCTTCCAATAGACCTTATACAGTCCCGGAGACATATTCATAAAGCGGTAAACGCCATCCTTATCGGTAATCACTTCATGCTCCAGCGCCCCTTCTATCGGACGATACCCCTTATTTAAGATCCCGACTTTTTCCAACATTTGCAGCTTCACCTGACAATCCGGAAGAGGTTTTCCGCTGTGCAATATCCTGCCTTCAACCCTGCCAAGATTTGGGTCATGGTCAACAGGTTTATCCTTCTTCACGACATCTTCGACACCTTCTTTTTCCTCCTCTTCCAGCGGTTCCATCGGTTCGTGCGCCGCCTGTTGGTTCATTTCGGACGTTTCGGCATCCGGTTCCAACGTCTCTTCATCCGTAAGGGCTTCTTCCAATCCGGAGGATTCTGTTTCAGGTTTCGACAATTCCCCTTCCACCGAAGGACTTTTTCTTTCCGCCTTTTTAACCCTGAGCCGGTAATTTTTCGCCACTGCTACGCCCTCCGACGAGGAAGTCCTTAGCCCATCGCGAATTCCCCCCTCCCTGGCATTCCCATCGGCCATTGGCTCAAACACCCTTCCTTCTTCCGGTTCCTTTGCCGCCCCACGCCCTTCCACGTCTCCCATTCTTAGACGGTTCACCATCTTATCCGAAACCGTATTCTTCATATCACCCTCCAGCGGGGACGACACGGCAAGCGAGGAAATCACAGAAGCAGGAATTTGCAACCGGACATAATCTTCCGCGATCTCTTTAATCTTGCATTCCATAGCAGTGTTCGTGATATTCAAAACAATTACATCGGGATACTCTTTGCTACTGAAAAACTCCATGTTCAAAGATTTTATGGAATGCCTTGTCAGGATAGCATTGACGCAATCCTTCCTGACACTGGTTATCTTAAGATCGATATCTGCACTACTATTCTTTAAAACGATGGTGTCCCCATACGCGGGAGAAAAGCATATCACAACCAGACACAACACAAGAGCTGCAT from Candidatus Brocadia sp. includes these protein-coding regions:
- a CDS encoding ethylbenzene dehydrogenase-related protein, whose amino-acid sequence is MKKTYSFLKRYGVALLSCAFLSTVLFAADETPGVKGPSDEEFIPAKEVLNIKYVDVGKPYHLDVETLHAFFNDAKGVTVPFQKQDKAFPNGGGSIANAEVRAIHDGLTVYFKVSWSDPTKNARAIAVQEFRDAVALMFPLGAVEITPAEHFSPRMGDREKPTNLWHWKADWEADLLVKGELEDVEAQYPNMHDDFNLNPYSAYYHRELITSVEVLSGGRAANNLLSQPWRGRSVEDLNAEGFGTLTTQDHQDVNGCSKYEDGAWTVIFYRPLITNDPHDVQFVPGGTSYFNIAVWNGGEQDRNGQKNISIQWHPVTLERVAWQ
- a CDS encoding universal stress protein; amino-acid sequence: MYKKIFVAVDNSCYSNFCIDAGVALSQKYGSLLVGCHVYDAALHQRRFRDMEKGLPPQYQDENVLQHQRDLHSSLINLGLKLISESYLNVFKQKCMEMAVPHEQLLLEGKNYHEIINEVQRNRYDLVILGVLGLAAVNEQMIGSVCERVVRRIKTDVLVVKNNGFDGKVVVAVDGSLASFAGFASAIQFAKSFNVKLVAVSVFDPHYHRVAFESIANVLSQEAGQIFRFKEQETLHEEIIDKGLAKIYQNHLDRAARMASDAGVELDTVLMEGKPYDKILRFLQKENPSTVIVGRTGIHNTNGLDLGSTTENLLRLAPCNVLLTGGNAEAEVNEPNGFLEFHRPLNEKKYASVTNTLESPHSADGFARVVKSDQKISDKHQIKRQIPVWTQEAQIQTERIPSFVRGVVKKKIEEFAQEKGYQEITTQIVDEAKALFMGDSSIHSV
- a CDS encoding cytochrome c, with product MGYFMCWKKFAVNTALVFGVIGWFATANGAEVSPRDQIFLLSPKKTFDYYCSPCHGLKGKGDGTFFTIDLKPKPRNFTDLDYMKKRTDDQLIKSITDGSKSVDKSNLCPPWGKTLTDKKIKELVAYIRGLATQESAAPVAVAKGPVSVDEKESPVKAVMRWGFIAVITIALASGAISEWKKLRNESPKG
- a CDS encoding c-type cytochrome; its protein translation is MRLRSIVNLQKRWLTLILVCLPFAACLHASFGQERKIDSMFLELDKKYRMPEQWSALPFELEDPYKRVKNGPPLVNVIYKANVEWLSRWIANPKTVVQNAKMPNLGLDFDEIKAVIVFLGSIAEKDVPQVAWDEFLLKKEDALSEDEYDKMEKVFNAGKGVWGRARCTICHPIKGVGGNVGVGPDLGEITTKINRNWLHAWLGNTKSHFPDTMMAQYRFTDQDVRWLVEFIMRDTQFIPEEKDEEEGTAQPKVETPVLTEKEFSGLRNDAALIEKGRSVVEKARCFVCHDIKGISELMPVIERKREGLSGFEKLLYEIRCLACHRIQEKGGTYAPNLTFAGSKIKMNWEGEFLQAPDIIRPLSQQMPKFNLTEDEAKAATEYIEKSLLTKEPLPDPFKDGPPTAEIIAAGEKLFYEKGCNTCHAENITKGGGVVGPNLATVGDRLQPAYILHHLKNPQQVNPQGVEPNFGLSDEELKQLVGFLVDHVKKKEGT
- a CDS encoding ethylbenzene dehydrogenase-related protein — its product is MRKALNKGLISLIFVGVCGSTFLMHNEVTAQSSNLFRTYKREVPQKLSETPESVAAGKKVYEKRCWYCHGIEGKGDGPAAVTMFPKPRNFTRNEYKVRSTAFGSVPTDEDLFRIITSGIEGTAMPFWSTISETERWQALYYVKTFNDQFTKDASPRVIPVGSVPSTPESIERGRELFKEMKCFECHGDDGRGNGPLTVALQTEWNMPYRARDLTKGWNFKGGNAIEDIYRTISTGFNETPMGSYLEKLSDEDRWHVAHYVKSIAKDMASDVVVKVKLFEGEQLPSEPLDENWSKATAVEIPLAGQILVSPRHWTPSVDAVMVRAFYNNDEIAFLLEWDDATNRQEEVFRDAISLQFPAKIPESLKKPYFAMGDSSGSVNLWSWKAHWQEGFGAIAEAPESEPGVATELNAKGFKNITVQPPESQNITGKGVYQNGRWKTVLKRTLTTEDVKGDIQFEVGRLIPVAFAIWDGSNSDVGGQKSVSSWYYVSLEKPVPKTVFVYVLVAIVMGASVEMWFIARLRRFPPKMEEEQE
- a CDS encoding cytochrome c — its product is MPTPSTLMMWYMIMGVLAGLVYATTSNQKFVDFLSFLLPDRGPMIKSFLQKILFVGFPVLVGWFVYTWAIPGAASPVELRIQHPTLPQEFEKLENPFRQTDGETQRKCVEEGKILFQTYCRPCHGSKADGNGPFANSFRLRPINFQDPGTIATVVDNYLFWRIKEGGPGLPSESTPWDSAMPSWKDDLKDDEIWKIIMGEYDTAGVMPRQREKLE
- a CDS encoding c-type cytochrome is translated as MNKSMLKITAFGIAVIGFYIYITMYVAGLSGTGGGESAGGVSPEAGEKIFWGDGQCSTCHKIGTSGSATRGPDQEGLASRAEERAKELGLPSGLDYLVESIVDPDKYIVKGYDKIMPRVYDPPIMLSREKILAVLAYLQTLGGEPDLGALMKYKDKIPEASKKKVKPWVPPMVVDAKEGEKVFFDETRPVTCGKCHVVNGRGKKVGPELTGIGAIQTADYFVESVLKPSAKIVKGYETMYVITTDGIPYNGLIKSETDEELVLLKEESGEIEEVVIPKSDIAEMKKQEVSIMPGNIGELLSVKDFYGIVSFLQSLK